The DNA window ccaagaaaaaggaggGGCCCGACAAAGAACGGCGGGGAACAGAACGATGGCGTGATCGAAGGCTAAGAGACGATGGGTTGTTGATTCTCGTATCGGCCGACTCTGCCGACTACCATGTTCTGTGAGGAACAGGCCCATGGCGAGCATGATAGTCTTCTGGCGTACATCTTCATAGTCCCCCTTTTTGGGTGGCGGAGGGTAATATATATTCTGCCCGTCTCCTTTAGAATGATCACCATTCCTGCTTCGCAGGTACTTTGGgttcttcttggctttggcgCATTCTACCCAGCCAGACACATCGAGTCCGTGTCCGGAGTGATGAATATTTCCCTGGTATTCCTGGACTCGTACCCCGTACATCCATCATCGATGTCATCGCAATAAACAATAATAGATTGGCTTCGTCATCATAGTGCAGCGGCAATCCGGGTTTAGCGAGCAGTCAAAGCTCAGCCACCTGCATCGCTCACTCGCCCAGGGGACTCGGATGACGCCGGTGCGACAGAAGTGGCTGTTGCCTGTTTCTTTGGATGATATTAGTGCGTGGTGGTCTATATAACCTCAACCTCAACTCCCCAGTGTCGTCAACACCGACCGactcccaccaccctcaGCATGGCACACTCCGATATCCACTGGGTCTACCCAGTGCGCCTCGTACAGGCCCTGTTCGCTCTGATCGAGATCGGCTTGACTGGATATGGTCTGTACTACCGTCCCAGATCTCGATGGACATACTAACACGCCCCAGTGGTCGGCTCGCTGCAGGACTCGTGGACCTACTCCGGTGCGGTGGATTTTatgctcttcctcggctgTTGGACGGCGTTTCTGGCCGTACCCTACCTGGCCTGCGCGCCGCTGTGGTTCCCGCGCCTCGCCCATCGATTCGTCATCCCCGCGGTCGAGGTGGTCACCATGATCTTCTGGTTTGCGGCGTTTATTGCCATCGGTGCGCTGCTCCCACCGGCACCAGGGTGCTACTGGAGTGCCTGCCACGCTCTTCAGGCGGCTACTGTGTTTGGGGCTTTTGAGTGGTACGAATTCATTATTTTGTGGAGTGGACGTTGTCGCTGACAGTCATGAAAAACAGGGCGCTGTTTGTCGCGACCACCGTATTCGCGATCCGGGAGCTCATGCAGTCCCGGAGTGGGAACAGCGTGAAGCCGGCCAACCCCCATGCCGGGGTTTAAGGCGTGGTGGTTATTGAGGGCAGAGAGGCAGGACGGAGGAATCGTTCATAATAATGTTTAGTCCAGATTGGTTGAGCCAGATACATACCCCTTGGTTACCTAAGTTAATAGTTgatgtattattattgttatcACCGATCTCTTATCGATCATTCCATGAAACGGTGTGCCGCATTCGGTCAACCCTGACTATTCCGGCTGTGACAGCCCAGTGGCGGTGATTGACTCGCCCCGGCCGATTGACCGCGCCGAGTCTGATGTAACCGACGGCAGGATTGAGCGGGGATCATACCGGGAGATGCTGGCACGATGAACAGGAGGATCGGGTCACATCGTGCAAGGTATTCGTATGAGAAGTTATCTATCATTGTCAttatcattattattattattaacATTTATTATTTCAGTATCTCGTCGGAACCAGACCCAAATTATCGGTCGCCACCGACAAGGGAAAAACTTTGCGTCTTGTCGGCCCACACCCGGGCCGGGCGAGATGGCACAGTGACCAAATGTAGATGATAATGGCTATACCCCGGAGCAGGAATTGGATTTTCATCTTATTCTCCTC is part of the Penicillium psychrofluorescens genome assembly, chromosome: 4 genome and encodes:
- a CDS encoding uncharacterized protein (ID:PFLUO_006516-T1.cds;~source:funannotate), with amino-acid sequence MAHSDIHWVYPVRLVQALFALIEIGLTGYVVGSLQDSWTYSGAVDFMLFLGCWTAFLAVPYLACAPLWFPRLAHRFVIPAVEVVTMIFWFAAFIAIGALLPPAPGCYWSACHALQAATVFGAFEWALFVATTVFAIRELMQSRSGNSVKPANPHAGV